A genomic region of Microbacterium schleiferi contains the following coding sequences:
- a CDS encoding class II 3-deoxy-7-phosphoheptulonate synthase codes for MLLKTDPLDHWRTLPIKQQPSWYAPEAAAEVSAELATLPPLVFAGEVDILREKLGRAAAGQAFLLQGGDCAETFAGATAEQIRNRIKTVLQMAVVLTYGASMPVVKMGRMAGQFAKPRSSDTETRGDVTLPAYRGDIVNGYDFTEASRRADPARVLKAYHTAASTLNLIRAFTQGGFADLREVHSWNKGFAQNPANQRYERLATEIDRAIKFMEAAGADFDELRRVEFYTGHEGLLMDYERPMTRIDSRTGTPYNTSAHFLWIGERTRDLDGAHVDYFSRIRNPIGVKLGPTTTPETALALIDKLDPEREPGRLTFITRMGAGKIRDALPPLLEAVKASGAMPLWVTDPMHGNGITSQTGYKTRRFDDVVDEVRGFFEAHRAVGTFPGGIHVELTGDDVTECLGGSEKIDDAGLATRYESLCDPRLNHMQSLELAFLVAEELEKR; via the coding sequence ATGCTCCTGAAGACCGACCCGCTCGACCACTGGCGCACTCTCCCCATCAAGCAGCAGCCGTCGTGGTATGCGCCGGAGGCTGCAGCTGAGGTGTCCGCTGAGCTCGCGACGCTTCCCCCGCTCGTGTTCGCCGGTGAGGTCGACATCCTTCGCGAGAAGCTCGGCCGCGCCGCTGCGGGTCAGGCTTTTCTGCTGCAGGGCGGTGACTGCGCCGAGACCTTCGCGGGCGCGACTGCTGAGCAGATCCGCAACCGCATCAAGACCGTGCTCCAAATGGCGGTCGTCCTGACGTACGGCGCATCGATGCCGGTCGTCAAGATGGGGCGCATGGCCGGGCAGTTCGCCAAGCCCCGGTCCTCTGACACCGAGACTCGCGGCGACGTGACGCTGCCGGCCTACCGCGGCGACATCGTCAACGGCTACGACTTCACCGAGGCCTCGCGGCGCGCAGACCCGGCTCGGGTGCTGAAGGCGTACCACACCGCCGCGTCGACGCTCAATCTGATCCGCGCCTTCACGCAGGGCGGTTTCGCGGACCTTCGCGAAGTGCACAGCTGGAACAAGGGCTTCGCGCAGAACCCCGCCAACCAGCGTTACGAGCGCCTTGCGACCGAGATCGACCGTGCCATCAAGTTCATGGAAGCGGCCGGAGCCGACTTCGATGAACTGCGTCGTGTCGAGTTCTACACCGGCCACGAGGGCCTGCTCATGGACTACGAGCGCCCGATGACCCGCATCGACTCGCGCACGGGCACGCCGTACAACACGTCAGCTCACTTCCTCTGGATCGGGGAGCGCACGCGCGACCTCGACGGCGCGCACGTCGACTACTTCTCGCGCATCCGCAACCCCATCGGGGTCAAGCTCGGGCCCACGACGACTCCCGAGACGGCTCTCGCGCTCATCGACAAGCTCGATCCCGAGCGCGAACCCGGTCGCCTCACCTTCATCACCCGCATGGGCGCGGGCAAGATCCGTGACGCGCTCCCGCCGCTGCTGGAGGCCGTCAAGGCATCCGGTGCGATGCCGCTCTGGGTCACCGATCCGATGCACGGCAACGGGATCACGTCGCAGACCGGCTACAAGACGCGCCGGTTCGATGACGTCGTCGACGAGGTTCGCGGATTCTTCGAGGCGCACCGCGCTGTCGGCACCTTCCCCGGCGGCATCCACGTCGAACTGACCGGTGACGACGTCACCGAGTGCCTCGGCGGCTCGGAGAAGATCGACGACGCCGGTCTCGCGACGCGGTACGAGTCGCTGTGCGATCCGCGACTGAACCACATGCAGTCGCTCGAACTGGCGTTCCTCGTGGCTGAGGAGCTGGAGAAGCGCTGA
- a CDS encoding Rv2175c family DNA-binding protein, producing MPSPVTETAWLTMPDLVEVIGEPLGRVRRLLDESQLIGSKRHGAFAVPAVFIMDGRPLPSLRGTIIVLHDVGFSDDEAIDWMLTLDDTIGVAPIEALRAGRKSEVRRVAQTLA from the coding sequence ATCCCATCCCCTGTTACCGAAACCGCCTGGCTCACGATGCCCGACCTCGTCGAGGTGATCGGCGAACCGCTCGGTCGCGTGCGCCGTCTGCTGGACGAGTCGCAGCTGATCGGCTCCAAGCGCCACGGCGCCTTCGCGGTGCCGGCGGTGTTCATCATGGACGGCCGCCCGCTGCCGTCGCTGCGCGGGACCATCATTGTGCTCCACGACGTCGGATTCAGCGACGACGAAGCAATCGACTGGATGCTCACGCTCGATGACACGATCGGCGTGGCTCCGATCGAGGCGCTTCGGGCCGGGCGCAAGAGCGAGGTTCGACGGGTCGCCCAAACACTCGCGTGA
- a CDS encoding DUF3040 domain-containing protein, translating into MPLSEQEQRLLDEMERHLMRNDADVVSASGGGGGLSYRNVVYGTILVLAGIGALIVGVALQLIVVGVLGFLAMIAGVIVAVTPAKRADGDQVRTEQAPAASRTSASFMDRMNERWDRRQEGH; encoded by the coding sequence ATGCCACTCTCCGAACAGGAGCAGCGTCTGCTCGACGAGATGGAGCGCCATCTCATGCGCAACGACGCGGATGTCGTTTCGGCGTCCGGCGGCGGCGGTGGTCTCTCCTACCGCAATGTCGTGTACGGCACGATCTTGGTTCTCGCCGGCATCGGCGCCCTCATCGTCGGCGTGGCACTGCAGCTGATCGTCGTCGGTGTTCTCGGATTCCTCGCCATGATCGCCGGCGTCATCGTCGCCGTTACACCGGCAAAGCGCGCCGATGGCGACCAGGTACGCACGGAGCAGGCTCCCGCTGCCAGCCGCACCAGTGCAAGCTTCATGGATCGCATGAACGAACGCTGGGACCGCCGCCAGGAAGGTCACTGA
- a CDS encoding peptidoglycan D,D-transpeptidase FtsI family protein, which translates to MTGRSNRSPRRRTVVAMFMVLAVIGAFVIRLVDIQVVNAKEHIAQSLELGLSGSQETYGSRGAIVDENGATLAGSIVLYDAQLDPKLVGPIDREINGEKVTVPWETISAEIGAVTGQSAEEIQGIVAAALAENPDSRYAMLTRGLTTAQYRELADMNIPYFAAFPHPARTYPDGAVGGNLVGFVGSDGTPLAGLEVSQNGCLASTDGEIRYQRGGDGVIIPGTMTEIPAVDGGTLQLTINRDLNWYLQQLIAEQTQNTGALSGAIFVVEVKTGAIRAAAEYPTVDPNAPTSVDESDRASRIFRNTFEPGSTFKALSAAMLVDSGTANPFSVVHVPFRQTFDNGASVRDDLQHPDYDYTLNGVLVNSSNVGISTFAGMMSDQARFDYLTRFGIGQGTDVDFLGEANGLVRDPSQWDNQTKYNTSYGQGLTTTIPELANAYQAIANGGLKLPLRLVESCTAADGTVTTPDNGEPAQVISPEAARQVTDMLENVATKGSVSEKVGIAGYRLALKTGTAEKVDPGAGTYKVGSYFTTIAGFAPADDPQYVVVVTLDEPSTIKSSSANAPAFREAMTQVLKTYRIMPSNSASPDLPTFG; encoded by the coding sequence ATGACCGGACGAAGCAACCGCAGCCCACGGCGTCGCACCGTTGTCGCCATGTTCATGGTTCTGGCAGTCATCGGTGCCTTCGTCATCCGTCTCGTGGACATCCAGGTCGTCAATGCGAAGGAACACATCGCGCAGTCGCTCGAGCTGGGACTCTCCGGCTCGCAGGAGACCTACGGAAGCCGCGGCGCGATCGTCGACGAGAACGGTGCGACCCTCGCCGGCAGCATCGTGCTCTATGACGCGCAGCTGGACCCGAAGCTCGTGGGTCCCATCGACCGTGAGATCAACGGCGAGAAGGTCACGGTGCCGTGGGAGACGATCTCCGCCGAGATCGGTGCCGTGACGGGCCAGAGCGCCGAGGAAATTCAGGGAATCGTCGCCGCGGCCCTCGCCGAGAACCCCGACAGTCGATACGCGATGCTCACGCGCGGCCTGACGACGGCGCAGTATCGCGAACTGGCGGACATGAACATTCCCTACTTCGCGGCTTTCCCCCACCCCGCGCGTACGTACCCCGATGGTGCGGTCGGGGGTAACCTCGTGGGCTTCGTGGGGTCCGATGGCACTCCGCTCGCGGGCCTGGAGGTTTCCCAGAACGGATGCCTTGCCTCGACCGACGGGGAAATCCGCTACCAGCGCGGGGGTGACGGCGTCATCATCCCGGGGACCATGACGGAAATCCCCGCCGTCGACGGCGGGACGCTGCAACTGACGATCAACCGCGATCTGAACTGGTATCTCCAGCAGTTGATCGCCGAGCAGACGCAGAACACCGGAGCACTGAGCGGTGCGATCTTCGTGGTCGAGGTCAAGACCGGCGCGATCCGCGCGGCAGCCGAATACCCGACCGTCGATCCGAATGCCCCGACATCCGTCGATGAATCAGATCGCGCAAGCCGGATCTTCCGCAATACCTTCGAGCCCGGTTCGACCTTCAAGGCGCTGTCGGCGGCGATGCTCGTCGACTCCGGTACCGCGAACCCGTTCTCGGTCGTCCACGTCCCCTTCCGGCAGACCTTCGACAACGGTGCGAGCGTTCGTGATGACCTGCAGCACCCGGACTACGACTACACCCTCAACGGCGTGCTCGTGAACTCCTCAAACGTCGGTATCTCCACCTTCGCCGGAATGATGAGCGACCAGGCCCGTTTCGACTACCTCACGAGATTCGGGATCGGGCAGGGGACGGATGTCGACTTCCTCGGCGAAGCGAACGGCCTCGTGCGCGACCCGAGCCAGTGGGACAACCAGACGAAGTACAACACCTCCTACGGTCAGGGCCTGACCACGACGATTCCCGAACTGGCGAACGCCTATCAGGCGATCGCCAACGGCGGACTGAAGTTGCCGCTGCGCCTCGTCGAGTCCTGCACGGCTGCTGACGGGACCGTCACCACCCCCGACAACGGCGAGCCCGCGCAGGTGATCAGCCCCGAGGCGGCGCGGCAGGTCACCGACATGCTCGAGAACGTCGCCACGAAGGGATCGGTCTCGGAGAAGGTCGGCATTGCCGGCTACCGGCTCGCGCTCAAGACCGGAACGGCCGAGAAGGTCGACCCGGGCGCCGGTACCTACAAGGTCGGTTCGTACTTCACGACGATCGCGGGCTTCGCGCCGGCCGATGATCCCCAGTATGTCGTCGTGGTGACGCTCGACGAGCCGTCCACGATAAAGTCGTCTAGTGCCAACGCTCCGGCGTTCCGTGAGGCGATGACCCAGGTGCTCAAGACCTACCGGATCATGCCTTCGAACTCCGCCTCACCCGATCTCCCGACCTTCGGCTGA
- the pknB gene encoding Stk1 family PASTA domain-containing Ser/Thr kinase yields the protein MSTSAQTDPLIGRLVDGRYRVRARIARGGMATVYVATDLRLERRVALKVMHGHLSDDTVFQSRFIQEARAAARLADPHVVNVFDQGSDGEIAYLVMEYLPGITLRELLREEKRLTVPQTISIMDAVLSGLAAAHRAGIIHRDVKPENVLLAEDGRIKIGDFGLARATSANTATGAQLMGTIAYLAPELVTRGTADARSDIYSLGIMLYEMLTGEQPYRGEQPMQIAFQHATDSVPRPSVKNPGVPEQLDELVLWSTEKKPDDRPADAMEMLQRLREIERSLGISPNIVAAATSGLIDREDPSELTKVLPATTGNLTLPGAEIDNAARLRRSATRQGARTAWIVAVVILLAALAAGVGWWFGSGPGSQVPVPAVAGLDYESAADAITAQNLVPEQVGENSLEVEQGLVIRTDPPVGERVDKESTVQVIVSLGPAQHDIPAVAGQPATEARATLTGYQLIVTEPDAELFSDAAAGTVVAVSLTPRLGGDAVNCTDGCTAFEGDTVTMTVSLGPVPDVRGMSVAAATQTLEDAGLGVSGETIDQYDNDVAAGEVIGIADHPDGGQWRPGDTVTLVVSKGVQPVEVPAVIGLSVRDAVTVLEDAGFQAETALPEGSLWDVFRVNEIDPRAGTFHVPGTVITITDIGIAGGNGGGNG from the coding sequence GTGAGCACCAGCGCGCAAACCGATCCGTTGATCGGCCGTCTCGTCGACGGCCGATACCGGGTGCGCGCCCGCATCGCCCGCGGTGGCATGGCCACCGTCTATGTCGCAACGGATCTGCGCCTGGAGCGACGCGTCGCTCTCAAGGTCATGCACGGGCACCTGAGCGATGACACGGTTTTCCAGAGTCGGTTCATCCAGGAGGCCCGCGCTGCCGCGCGCCTCGCCGACCCGCACGTCGTGAACGTCTTCGACCAGGGCAGCGACGGCGAGATCGCGTATCTCGTCATGGAGTACCTGCCCGGCATCACCTTGCGCGAGTTGCTCCGCGAAGAGAAGCGGTTGACCGTCCCGCAGACGATTTCGATCATGGATGCCGTGCTCTCCGGCCTTGCCGCAGCCCACCGAGCCGGCATCATCCACCGCGACGTCAAACCCGAGAACGTGCTGCTGGCAGAGGACGGCCGCATCAAGATCGGCGACTTCGGCCTTGCGCGGGCGACGAGCGCGAACACGGCAACGGGCGCGCAGCTCATGGGCACGATCGCCTACCTCGCACCCGAGCTGGTCACCCGCGGGACCGCCGACGCCCGAAGCGACATCTACAGCCTCGGCATCATGCTCTACGAGATGCTCACGGGTGAGCAGCCCTATCGCGGTGAGCAGCCGATGCAGATCGCGTTTCAGCACGCCACCGACTCGGTCCCCCGCCCGAGCGTCAAGAACCCCGGAGTTCCCGAGCAGCTGGATGAGCTCGTGCTGTGGTCGACGGAGAAGAAGCCCGACGATCGCCCCGCCGACGCGATGGAGATGCTGCAGCGGCTGCGAGAGATCGAGCGCAGCCTCGGCATCTCGCCGAACATCGTCGCGGCGGCGACGTCGGGATTGATCGACCGCGAGGATCCCAGCGAGCTCACGAAGGTTCTTCCGGCGACGACCGGAAACCTCACCCTGCCCGGCGCCGAGATCGACAACGCGGCGCGCCTGCGGCGCTCGGCGACTCGCCAAGGCGCGCGCACCGCGTGGATCGTGGCGGTCGTCATCCTTCTCGCGGCACTCGCCGCCGGCGTCGGCTGGTGGTTCGGGTCAGGGCCGGGGTCACAGGTGCCCGTCCCTGCCGTCGCAGGACTCGACTATGAGAGTGCGGCTGACGCGATCACGGCGCAGAACCTCGTTCCCGAACAGGTCGGCGAAAACAGCCTGGAGGTCGAACAGGGCCTCGTCATCCGCACCGACCCTCCGGTCGGCGAACGCGTCGACAAGGAGTCGACTGTCCAGGTCATCGTGTCGCTCGGACCCGCTCAGCACGACATCCCGGCCGTGGCCGGTCAGCCCGCCACCGAGGCCCGCGCGACGCTCACCGGCTATCAGCTCATCGTCACCGAACCCGACGCCGAGCTGTTCTCCGACGCCGCCGCCGGGACGGTCGTCGCCGTCTCGCTCACACCGCGCCTGGGCGGGGATGCGGTCAACTGCACGGACGGCTGCACGGCGTTCGAAGGCGACACCGTCACCATGACCGTCTCACTGGGCCCGGTGCCGGATGTTCGTGGCATGTCGGTTGCAGCAGCCACGCAGACGCTCGAAGACGCGGGCCTGGGCGTGTCGGGCGAAACCATCGACCAGTACGACAACGACGTCGCCGCCGGCGAGGTCATCGGCATTGCCGATCACCCGGATGGCGGGCAGTGGCGACCCGGCGACACTGTGACGCTCGTCGTGTCTAAGGGTGTCCAGCCGGTCGAGGTGCCTGCCGTCATCGGGCTGTCGGTGCGGGACGCGGTCACCGTGCTCGAAGATGCCGGATTCCAGGCCGAGACGGCACTGCCCGAGGGAAGCCTCTGGGACGTCTTCCGCGTCAACGAAATCGATCCGCGAGCGGGCACCTTCCATGTGCCCGGAACCGTCATCACGATCACCGACATCGGGATCGCGGGCGGTAACGGCGGCGGGAACGGCTGA
- the rsmH gene encoding 16S rRNA (cytosine(1402)-N(4))-methyltransferase RsmH: MDLRDIHTPVLLERCIELLAPALGGDSPVVVDATLGMGGHTEALLERFPALTVIGLDRDTDALRIASERLARFGDRLRPVHTVYDGIAGAIEECGFARVDGILFDLGVSSLQLDVADRGFAYAQDAPLDMRMDQSGGVTAAAVLATYGEGDLRRIFERYGEEKLAGRYARAIIQARGQEPIERSGQLVEILQKATPAALKNAGHPAKRVFQALRIEVNAELAALETALPAALDALAVGGRLVVMSYQSLEDRLVKRVLAQAVRSTAPAGLPVELPEHAPQFRLVVKGAEMASDDEKLRNPRATPVRLRAAERVKDAA; encoded by the coding sequence ATGGACCTGCGCGACATCCACACCCCCGTTTTGCTCGAGCGCTGCATCGAGCTGCTGGCTCCCGCTCTCGGTGGAGACAGCCCCGTCGTGGTGGATGCGACCCTCGGCATGGGGGGCCACACCGAGGCGCTGCTGGAACGGTTCCCGGCGCTGACGGTGATCGGTCTCGATCGCGACACCGACGCCCTGCGCATCGCCTCGGAGCGCCTTGCGCGGTTCGGTGATCGCCTCCGCCCCGTTCACACCGTCTACGACGGCATTGCCGGAGCGATCGAAGAGTGCGGCTTCGCTCGCGTCGACGGGATCCTCTTCGACCTGGGCGTCTCGTCCCTGCAACTGGATGTCGCGGACCGTGGTTTCGCTTACGCCCAGGATGCCCCGCTGGACATGCGGATGGATCAGTCCGGGGGAGTGACGGCCGCCGCGGTTCTGGCGACGTACGGCGAGGGCGACCTGCGGCGGATCTTCGAGCGCTACGGCGAAGAGAAGCTCGCTGGACGGTATGCGCGAGCCATCATCCAGGCGCGTGGGCAGGAGCCCATCGAGCGGTCGGGTCAGCTCGTCGAGATCCTGCAGAAGGCGACTCCCGCAGCCCTCAAGAACGCCGGCCACCCCGCCAAGCGCGTCTTCCAGGCCCTGCGCATCGAGGTGAACGCGGAACTCGCGGCGCTCGAGACGGCACTGCCGGCGGCGCTGGATGCGTTGGCTGTCGGTGGCCGCCTCGTCGTCATGTCCTACCAGTCTCTGGAGGATCGTCTCGTCAAGCGCGTCCTTGCTCAAGCGGTGCGCTCGACCGCGCCCGCAGGCCTGCCTGTCGAGCTTCCTGAGCATGCTCCGCAGTTCCGCCTCGTCGTCAAGGGAGCGGAAATGGCCTCGGACGACGAGAAGCTGCGTAACCCCCGTGCCACCCCTGTGCGCCTGCGCGCGGCCGAACGAGTGAAGGATGCCGCATGA
- a CDS encoding UDP-N-acetylmuramoyl-tripeptide--D-alanyl-D-alanine ligase, translated as MISLTLSRIADVLGGTLVLRGADSADTVVSGTVDTDSRLIGPGDIFVAKPGEHADGHDFIPAAMERGAVLAIVERRVDAAITQIVVPGAVHALADLARFVVREVRSRGALQIVGITGSNGKTTTKNMLALILEAEDETVAPQASFNNDVGAPLTMLRVTERTRYLVSEFGASAPGEIARLAGLVHPDVGVVLMVGMAHAGGFGGIESTFVEKSQLIHAVRPGGVAVLNADDPRVAAMAGIAAERGATVRWFGRGSAAEVRAEDVEVTPEGTRFRAIIDGDVFPVVLRVLGEHHVMNALAAIAAATSLGIGPEACLERLETMELAERWRMQPMGSDRVRIINDAYNASPDSMAAALRTLAQITGPDQRTVAVLGAMSELGEYAGEEHDRVGLLAVRLRIQRIVVIGSAARRLYLSAISEGSWDGEAVFFETADDAYEYLMSELRDGDRVLVKSSNSAGLRHLGDRLGESFS; from the coding sequence ATGATCAGTCTGACTCTGTCCCGAATCGCCGATGTCCTCGGCGGCACCCTTGTGCTCCGCGGCGCCGATTCCGCTGACACTGTCGTTTCCGGCACCGTCGACACCGACTCCCGGCTCATCGGTCCCGGGGACATCTTCGTCGCCAAGCCCGGCGAGCATGCCGACGGTCACGACTTCATTCCTGCCGCGATGGAGCGGGGTGCCGTGCTCGCCATCGTCGAGCGTCGCGTGGATGCTGCCATCACCCAGATCGTCGTCCCCGGTGCGGTCCACGCCCTGGCAGACCTCGCCCGATTCGTCGTGCGTGAGGTTCGGTCGCGGGGCGCTCTTCAGATCGTCGGAATCACGGGGTCCAACGGTAAGACGACGACCAAGAACATGCTGGCGCTCATCCTCGAGGCCGAGGATGAGACCGTCGCGCCGCAGGCATCCTTCAACAACGACGTCGGCGCGCCGCTGACGATGCTGCGCGTCACCGAGCGCACCCGCTATCTCGTGAGCGAGTTCGGGGCCAGCGCTCCGGGAGAGATCGCGCGTCTTGCCGGGCTCGTCCACCCCGATGTCGGGGTCGTGCTCATGGTCGGCATGGCCCACGCCGGAGGCTTCGGTGGCATCGAGTCGACGTTCGTCGAGAAGTCGCAGCTCATCCACGCCGTGCGGCCCGGGGGCGTCGCGGTGTTGAACGCCGACGATCCGCGCGTCGCCGCGATGGCGGGAATCGCCGCCGAACGGGGCGCGACAGTCCGATGGTTCGGGCGGGGTTCGGCTGCCGAGGTTCGTGCCGAAGACGTCGAGGTCACGCCCGAGGGAACACGATTCCGCGCCATCATCGACGGTGACGTGTTCCCCGTTGTCCTTCGCGTCCTCGGCGAACACCACGTCATGAACGCGCTGGCCGCCATCGCTGCGGCGACAAGCCTCGGCATCGGTCCGGAGGCCTGCCTCGAGCGGCTCGAGACGATGGAGTTGGCCGAGCGGTGGCGGATGCAACCGATGGGGTCGGACCGCGTGCGCATCATCAACGATGCCTACAACGCGAGCCCGGACTCCATGGCGGCGGCGCTGCGTACGCTCGCGCAGATTACGGGACCGGATCAGCGCACGGTCGCGGTTCTCGGCGCGATGAGCGAGCTCGGCGAGTATGCGGGGGAGGAGCACGACCGCGTCGGCCTGCTCGCGGTGCGGCTACGCATCCAACGCATCGTCGTCATCGGCTCCGCCGCGCGGCGGCTGTATCTCTCGGCGATCAGCGAGGGCTCGTGGGACGGCGAAGCCGTCTTCTTCGAAACGGCTGACGACGCCTACGAGTACCTCATGTCGGAGTTGCGCGACGGCGATCGGGTGCTCGTGAAGTCCTCCAACTCCGCGGGGCTCCGGCACCTCGGCGACCGTCTGGGAGAATCCTTCTCGTGA
- the mraZ gene encoding division/cell wall cluster transcriptional repressor MraZ produces the protein MLLGTHTPKLDDKGRVILPSKFRDDLGAGIVVTRGQERCLYVFAADEFERVHDRIREAPLTNKQARDFLRMFLSGASAETPDSQNRITIPPPLRAYAGLERELVVTGVGAHAEIWDAQAWNDYLEGNEATYSEMEQEVIPGLF, from the coding sequence ATGCTGCTGGGGACTCACACTCCGAAGCTCGACGACAAAGGACGCGTCATCTTGCCGTCCAAGTTCCGCGACGATCTCGGCGCCGGCATCGTCGTGACGCGCGGACAAGAGCGCTGCCTCTATGTCTTCGCCGCTGACGAGTTCGAGCGCGTCCATGACCGCATCCGCGAAGCCCCGCTGACCAACAAGCAGGCGCGCGACTTTCTGCGCATGTTCCTGTCGGGAGCGAGTGCTGAAACTCCCGACAGCCAGAACCGCATCACCATCCCGCCGCCACTGCGGGCCTACGCCGGTCTCGAGCGCGAGCTCGTGGTCACGGGTGTCGGCGCTCACGCCGAGATCTGGGACGCGCAGGCCTGGAACGACTACCTCGAAGGAAACGAAGCGACCTACTCGGAGATGGAGCAGGAGGTGATTCCCGGCCTGTTCTGA
- a CDS encoding polyprenyl synthetase family protein: protein MSVGSDAVAAVSQRVEDFLEVREAEAELFGDEAILLHGAGADAVRGGKRLRARFCFAGWRAVREHTGADLTPTDDVLATAAALEVFHAAALVHDDIVDNSDTRRGRPAAHRALEAAHRERGWVGDPARFGRSGALLLGDLLVAWSDDLLEEGLAAADPAAASASRREFALMRREVTIGQFLDVAEESAYVTEADDRHAERALRVASLKSARYSIQQPLVIGAAIAGADATQRAALIAFGHPVGMAFQLRDDVLGVFGDAESTGKPSGDDLREGKRTVLVAYTREALSPGSRRLFDEMLGDPTLEPEQIAAMQQTIRETGALERVEALIADYTRRAERALSGVPLGHRSVSELRDLARAATVRTT from the coding sequence GTGTCAGTAGGTAGTGATGCGGTTGCGGCAGTTTCTCAGCGAGTCGAAGATTTCCTGGAGGTCCGGGAGGCCGAGGCTGAGCTGTTCGGCGACGAAGCGATCTTGCTGCACGGGGCCGGCGCCGACGCCGTGAGAGGCGGCAAGCGCCTGCGTGCCCGGTTCTGCTTCGCCGGCTGGCGCGCGGTCCGTGAGCACACCGGTGCGGACCTGACGCCGACCGACGACGTGCTGGCGACGGCCGCGGCGCTCGAGGTGTTCCACGCCGCCGCCCTCGTGCACGATGACATCGTCGACAACTCCGATACTCGCCGTGGCCGCCCCGCCGCGCATCGCGCGCTCGAGGCCGCCCATCGCGAGCGAGGCTGGGTCGGTGACCCCGCCCGGTTTGGACGGTCGGGTGCGCTACTGCTCGGCGACCTTCTGGTGGCGTGGAGCGATGACCTCCTCGAGGAGGGGCTTGCCGCCGCGGATCCAGCTGCCGCATCGGCCAGCCGCCGGGAGTTCGCCCTGATGCGCCGCGAGGTGACGATCGGTCAGTTCCTGGACGTGGCCGAGGAGTCGGCCTACGTGACGGAGGCCGACGATCGCCACGCCGAGCGCGCCCTGCGCGTCGCATCGCTGAAGTCGGCGCGATACAGCATCCAGCAGCCCCTCGTCATCGGGGCCGCGATCGCCGGCGCGGATGCGACGCAGCGAGCGGCCCTCATCGCCTTCGGTCACCCGGTCGGCATGGCGTTCCAACTGCGGGATGACGTCCTCGGGGTCTTCGGTGACGCTGAATCGACGGGCAAGCCATCGGGCGACGACCTCCGCGAAGGCAAGCGCACGGTTCTGGTCGCCTACACACGGGAAGCCCTCTCGCCCGGGTCGCGGCGCCTGTTCGATGAGATGCTCGGCGATCCGACCCTCGAGCCGGAGCAGATCGCGGCGATGCAGCAGACCATCCGCGAGACCGGTGCACTGGAGCGGGTCGAAGCGCTCATCGCCGACTACACGCGCAGGGCCGAGCGTGCGCTCTCAGGCGTGCCGCTCGGACATCGCTCTGTCAGTGAACTCCGGGACCTCGCCCGCGCAGCGACAGTGCGGACCACCTGA